CGACTGGCATAGGTTTATTTTTGCCATATACCCAGATCCACCCAGTCCATGCGAACGGCGGTATCATCATGGCCAGCCACAGTATCCAGACCGGCGTTTTAGTGATATCGGCCACGCTGCGCTTCACAATGAAGTAGGTAGCCAGTCCCAGTAGTACAAGTAACAATATATTCATCTTATGCCCAAACAACCACGGGCTGTCTTGGACACTATTTTTGCCTTTCCACCCAATCGAGATACGTTGGGAGCAACAGCCTATCTTATTGTAGAAAATGAAACCAATATTCTGGTTGATTGTCCCGCCTGGGATGAGGAAAATCAGAAATTTTTACGCGATCGAGGTGGTGTATCGTGGTTAGTTATCACCCACCGAGGCGGTATTGGCAAGGTGGAGGAGATTCAGCGGGCTTTTGGCTGCAAGGTTTTGATTCAAGAACAGGAAGCTTATTTGTTGCCGAAACTGGAAGTCAATACGTTTGGGTCAGAATTCAGCCTTACGCCCCACAGCCAAGTTATTTGGACTCCGGGCCATTCTCCCGGTTCTTCTTGCCTTTATTACAGTGCTTTTGGTGGCGTGTTGTTCTCTGGGCGTCACTTATTGCCTAATCTGGAAGGCTTACCCGTACCGTTGCGGACATCGAAAACTTTTCATTGGTTGCGACAAATTCGCAGTATTGAGTTATTGTTAGCACGGTTTTCGCCAGAAACGCTTAATTTTATCTGTCCGGGTGCCAATACTGGGTTTCTGCGGGGGAAGAGGGCGATCGATCGAGTTTATCAGCACTTGGTTAGTTTGGATTTAGATGCTTTACTTTTGGCGAAAGCTGTGCTTTGAGGTGCTTGAGAAACCCGGTTTCTCCAAGAAACCGGGTTTCTCGCTCAATGATGCGATCGCTCATAATAAAACTAACCTCGTTGCCAATACACCGATGGAAACACTCACTCTCAATGTACCACCCGCAGTAGGTCTGACAGACGAGCAATTTTATCAGCTATGTCTGGCTAATCAAGAATGGCGCTTAGAACTAACTTCTGAAGGAGAATTGATTATCATGTCCCCAACTGGTGGCGAAAGCGGTATTAGAAATTCTGGCTTGAACGCTAAAGTTTACATT
The sequence above is drawn from the Argonema galeatum A003/A1 genome and encodes:
- a CDS encoding MBL fold metallo-hydrolase, translating into MPKQPRAVLDTIFAFPPNRDTLGATAYLIVENETNILVDCPAWDEENQKFLRDRGGVSWLVITHRGGIGKVEEIQRAFGCKVLIQEQEAYLLPKLEVNTFGSEFSLTPHSQVIWTPGHSPGSSCLYYSAFGGVLFSGRHLLPNLEGLPVPLRTSKTFHWLRQIRSIELLLARFSPETLNFICPGANTGFLRGKRAIDRVYQHLVSLDLDALLLAKAVL